In the Campylobacter showae genome, one interval contains:
- a CDS encoding bifunctional riboflavin kinase/FAD synthetase, producing the protein MPNFSTLLTKDNITSVAIGHFDGVHRGHKQLLKQLGEYGGLVVIDKNKANITPKLKRAEYSSYPCFLYDFESIKGLGGDEFIALLKRDFKNLQKIVVGFDFRFGRNRAWDKHDLRRIFDGEVVVVDEVCFDGMGVHSSAIREYIKQGEIYKANRLLGREYSIEGCVIKGQGIGSRELVPTLNLDIKNYLLPREGVYATRTRIGYKTYGSVTFIGNRVSTDGNFSVETHVLNENIEGARDVAVCFIKRLRDNRKFESLEELKEQIGIDIKQAMEFVGVCDLYVVGDATPQRSKA; encoded by the coding sequence ATGCCGAATTTTTCTACGCTTTTAACAAAAGATAATATCACTTCCGTCGCGATCGGGCACTTTGACGGCGTGCATCGCGGCCACAAGCAGCTTTTAAAGCAGCTGGGCGAGTACGGCGGACTAGTCGTGATCGACAAAAACAAGGCCAACATCACGCCAAAGCTAAAGCGCGCCGAGTACTCGAGCTATCCGTGTTTTTTGTATGATTTTGAAAGTATAAAGGGGCTTGGCGGCGACGAGTTTATCGCGCTTTTGAAGCGGGATTTTAAAAATCTGCAAAAAATCGTCGTGGGATTTGATTTTCGTTTCGGGCGAAACAGGGCGTGGGACAAGCATGATTTGCGGCGCATTTTTGACGGCGAGGTGGTCGTAGTAGACGAGGTTTGCTTTGACGGTATGGGCGTGCATAGCTCGGCTATACGCGAGTATATCAAGCAGGGCGAGATCTACAAGGCAAACCGCCTGCTAGGCCGCGAATACTCTATCGAAGGTTGCGTGATAAAGGGGCAGGGCATCGGGTCGCGCGAGCTCGTACCGACGCTAAATTTGGATATCAAAAACTACCTTTTGCCGCGCGAGGGCGTATATGCGACGAGGACCCGCATCGGATACAAGACCTACGGCTCGGTTACCTTTATCGGCAACCGCGTGAGCACGGACGGCAACTTTAGCGTCGAGACGCACGTGCTAAACGAAAATATCGAGGGTGCCCGCGACGTCGCGGTTTGCTTTATCAAACGGCTGCGCGATAACCGAAAATTTGAAAGCCTAGAGGAGCTAAAAGAGCAAATTGGTATCGACATCAAGCAGGCGATGGAGTTCGTCGGCGTGTGCGATCTCTACGTCGTGGGCGACGCTACGCCTCAAAGGAGTAAAGCGTGA
- a CDS encoding DNA polymerase III subunit delta', which translates to MRSKIVITSDFEALKEEILGLYGVNSVRFFFAEDFLLENAKEVVAEAYIAESEPKLLVLGAKNFRVEAQNSLLKIIEEPPKNIFFIIACESKNMLLPTVRSRLVTENRLEKKQREKTGLDYKRLELKEICAFIDEKSALERSEKLGKNDLKELIAAIALEATAQGVKFSAEELEYFFKAVRLAELNTKTHALLTPILLMIYEKGLR; encoded by the coding sequence ATGCGAAGCAAAATCGTAATCACGAGCGATTTTGAAGCCTTAAAAGAGGAAATTTTAGGGCTTTACGGCGTAAATTCGGTTAGATTTTTTTTCGCCGAGGACTTTTTGCTAGAAAACGCAAAAGAGGTCGTCGCCGAGGCCTACATCGCGGAGAGCGAGCCTAAGCTACTAGTTTTAGGCGCTAAAAATTTCCGCGTCGAGGCTCAAAACTCTCTACTAAAAATCATCGAGGAACCGCCTAAAAATATCTTTTTTATCATAGCCTGCGAGTCGAAAAATATGCTCCTGCCGACCGTTCGCTCGCGCCTAGTCACCGAAAACAGGCTCGAAAAAAAGCAGCGCGAAAAAACGGGGTTAGATTACAAACGTCTCGAGCTAAAAGAAATTTGCGCGTTTATCGATGAAAAATCAGCACTCGAGCGCTCCGAAAAGCTCGGCAAAAACGATCTAAAAGAGCTAATCGCCGCCATAGCTCTCGAGGCTACGGCGCAGGGGGTCAAATTTAGCGCCGAAGAGCTTGAGTATTTTTTCAAAGCTGTGCGCCTAGCTGAGCTAAACACCAAGACCCACGCGCTTCTTACGCCGATACTTCTTATGATTTACGAAAAAGGGCTTAGATGA
- the folP gene encoding dihydropteroate synthase has protein sequence MKIFKINPQTDFNEICEIIRPSDEGRNLMKKKSAINFFLIKDLRSPAANILKQDALSVGAELVTNRDVILNGANSVALLMATDAQVHALAKKESAQDFGLKNLAKFLKSPFKKPQRAQIMGVVNVNEDSFNTASRVNEKSGIEKIEAMIEQGAEYIDVGAVSSRPGSKYVGREVEFARLEKIVAEIYRLNLHEKAIFSLDSFDAYCLEYALNHGFKMINDITGDVSLCSLAARYGASYCLMHMQNSPENMQDNPHYDDLLGEIDAFFEAKIAAAQDLGCRDIVLDVGIGFGKTAEQNMVLIKNLEHFLRFGLPILAGASRKSVINFYSPSEIKDRLPGSLYLHLEAFRNGAQIIRTHDVAEHAQMFRLENAMRKLAAW, from the coding sequence ATGAAAATTTTTAAAATCAATCCGCAGACCGACTTTAACGAGATTTGCGAGATTATCCGTCCTAGCGACGAGGGGCGAAATTTGATGAAAAAAAAGTCGGCGATCAACTTTTTTTTGATTAAAGATTTGCGCTCGCCTGCCGCAAATATACTAAAACAAGACGCACTAAGTGTAGGCGCGGAACTCGTGACTAACCGCGACGTGATTTTAAACGGTGCAAACTCGGTCGCGCTTTTGATGGCTACCGATGCGCAAGTGCATGCACTTGCCAAAAAAGAGTCCGCGCAGGATTTTGGTCTAAAAAATTTGGCCAAATTTTTAAAATCTCCGTTTAAAAAACCGCAGCGCGCGCAGATAATGGGCGTCGTAAACGTAAATGAGGATAGCTTTAACACCGCAAGCCGCGTGAACGAAAAAAGCGGTATCGAAAAGATCGAAGCGATGATCGAGCAGGGCGCCGAGTATATCGACGTGGGCGCAGTTAGCTCGCGTCCCGGCAGCAAATACGTCGGACGCGAGGTCGAATTTGCCAGGCTTGAAAAGATAGTAGCCGAAATTTACCGCCTAAATTTGCATGAAAAGGCGATATTTAGCCTGGATAGCTTTGATGCGTATTGCCTAGAGTACGCGCTAAATCACGGCTTTAAGATGATAAACGATATCACGGGCGACGTTAGCCTCTGCTCTCTAGCTGCGCGGTACGGCGCGAGCTACTGTCTCATGCACATGCAAAATAGCCCAGAAAATATGCAAGATAACCCGCATTATGATGATTTGTTAGGCGAGATAGACGCGTTTTTTGAGGCTAAGATCGCCGCGGCGCAGGATCTTGGATGCCGCGATATCGTGCTAGACGTGGGAATCGGCTTTGGCAAGACGGCGGAGCAAAATATGGTTTTGATAAAAAATTTGGAGCACTTTTTACGCTTCGGTTTACCGATCTTAGCGGGCGCTAGCAGAAAATCGGTCATAAATTTTTATAGCCCCAGCGAGATAAAAGACCGCTTGCCGGGCAGCCTCTATCTGCATCTTGAGGCCTTTAGAAACGGCGCACAGATCATCCGCACTCACGATGTGGCCGAGCATGCGCAGATGTTTAGGCTGGAAAACGCGATGAGAAAGCTCGCGGCGTGGTAA
- a CDS encoding aspartate kinase: MLIVQKYGGTSVGTLERIENVAARVIETKKSGADVVVVVSAMSGVTNQLVEYAEHYTKAPDGVAMDMLLSSGERVTCALLTIALINLGYPAVGLSGRLAGIITDSVHTKARIEAIDTKRMKEELKAGKIVVVAGFQGIDEKGDATTLGRGGSDLSAVAIAGALNADLCEIYTDVDGVYTTDPRIEPKAKKLDKISYDEMLELASLGAKVLQNRSVELAKKLNVNLVTRSSFNHNEGTLITKEESMEAVLVSGIALDKNQARVTLRGVVDKPGIAAEIFTALAEKNINVDMIIQNVGQDGTTNLGFTVPQNELHVAKECMDKLSASREILYNDEIVKVSVVGVGMKSHTGVASLAFQTLANEGINIQMISTSEIKISMIVDQKYGELAVRALHEAYKLDK, from the coding sequence ATGTTAATCGTCCAAAAATACGGCGGCACGAGCGTTGGGACGCTTGAGAGGATAGAAAACGTCGCCGCGAGAGTCATAGAGACTAAAAAAAGCGGCGCGGACGTCGTAGTCGTGGTCTCGGCTATGAGCGGCGTGACTAATCAGCTGGTGGAGTACGCCGAGCATTATACGAAGGCTCCCGACGGCGTGGCGATGGATATGCTGCTTAGCTCTGGCGAGCGCGTTACCTGCGCGCTTTTAACGATAGCGCTGATAAATTTAGGCTACCCGGCGGTAGGTCTAAGCGGTAGGCTAGCGGGCATCATAACAGATAGCGTGCATACCAAGGCTAGGATCGAGGCGATAGATACTAAGCGTATGAAAGAGGAGCTAAAGGCAGGCAAGATCGTCGTCGTAGCGGGCTTTCAGGGTATAGACGAAAAGGGCGACGCGACAACTCTGGGACGAGGCGGTAGCGACCTTAGCGCAGTGGCGATCGCAGGCGCGCTAAATGCGGATCTTTGTGAGATTTACACCGACGTAGACGGAGTTTATACAACCGATCCTCGCATCGAGCCAAAGGCCAAAAAGCTAGATAAAATCAGCTACGACGAGATGCTAGAGCTTGCGAGCCTAGGCGCAAAGGTGCTGCAAAACCGCTCAGTCGAGCTAGCTAAAAAGCTAAACGTAAATTTAGTCACCAGAAGCAGCTTTAATCACAACGAAGGAACACTAATAACAAAGGAAGAGAGTATGGAAGCAGTGCTAGTAAGCGGTATCGCGCTAGATAAAAACCAAGCTAGAGTAACTTTAAGAGGCGTGGTCGATAAGCCGGGCATCGCGGCTGAAATTTTCACCGCGCTTGCAGAAAAAAACATAAACGTGGATATGATAATCCAAAACGTAGGCCAGGACGGCACGACGAATCTCGGCTTTACCGTACCGCAAAACGAACTTCACGTCGCAAAAGAGTGCATGGATAAATTAAGCGCGTCGAGGGAAATTTTATACAACGACGAGATAGTTAAGGTCTCGGTCGTGGGCGTAGGTATGAAAAGCCACACCGGAGTGGCGTCTCTAGCCTTTCAAACGCTAGCAAACGAAGGTATAAATATCCAAATGATCTCGACCAGCGAGATAAAAATCTCGATGATCGTCGATCAAAAATACGGCGAGCTAGCCGTTCGCGCACTACACGAAGCTTATAAACTCGATAAATGA
- the cmoA gene encoding carboxy-S-adenosyl-L-methionine synthase CmoA, which translates to MKDEIFKEPIKKQFEFDASVASVFDDMIGRSVPYYEASQKLIADFLAQILPQGASAIDLGCSTASTLLALWSKRSDLALKGVDNAPAMLQNARAKIEAYGARIELELADILECGFDAQGAVLMNYTLQFIRPPKRQDFVAKIYRAINDGGVFVFSEKLIFEDKMLSKNMIEIYEKYKLEQGYSRYEISQKREALENVLIPYTEAENRNLALNVGFRNVECMFRWANFATFVAFK; encoded by the coding sequence GTGAAGGATGAAATCTTTAAAGAGCCGATAAAAAAGCAGTTTGAATTTGACGCGAGCGTGGCGTCGGTGTTTGACGATATGATCGGGCGCTCGGTGCCGTATTACGAGGCTTCGCAAAAGCTGATCGCCGATTTTTTAGCGCAAATTTTACCGCAAGGAGCAAGCGCGATAGACCTTGGCTGCTCGACGGCCTCGACGCTGCTAGCCCTTTGGAGCAAAAGAAGCGATCTCGCGCTAAAAGGCGTGGATAACGCGCCTGCCATGCTGCAAAACGCGCGCGCCAAGATAGAGGCCTACGGCGCTAGGATCGAGCTTGAGCTAGCGGACATTTTAGAGTGCGGATTTGACGCGCAGGGCGCCGTTTTGATGAACTATACGCTGCAGTTTATCCGCCCGCCTAAGCGTCAGGATTTCGTAGCTAAAATTTACCGCGCGATAAATGACGGCGGCGTGTTTGTTTTTAGCGAGAAGCTCATTTTTGAGGACAAGATGCTAAGCAAAAATATGATCGAAATCTACGAAAAATACAAGCTCGAACAAGGCTACTCGCGCTACGAGATCTCGCAAAAACGCGAGGCGCTAGAAAACGTGCTTATACCATACACTGAAGCGGAAAATAGAAATTTGGCGCTTAATGTGGGGTTTAGAAACGTGGAGTGTATGTTTAGATGGGCGAATTTTGCGACGTTTGTCGCGTTTAAGTAA
- a CDS encoding TAXI family TRAP transporter solute-binding subunit, giving the protein MKTTSLALAGLLFASALGAKEFVSIGTGAMTGTYYPVGGAICRLVNKDPQMKCSVQSTGGSVYNVNNVLKKELNFGFVQSDVVYDKFNGVGKFEGNGDQNLRAVVSIYPELLAFVVSKSSGIGSINDLEGKAINVGNPGSGNEMTALGVFKAFGFDEKKLKHHGVLTAGECPHALKDKKIDGYFYMVGHPTANITDAANSLPIDIVNIEGEQVDKMLAAMPYFAKGTIPKGTYEGVDHDVNSIGVKAVLVTDKSMSDTAVAAVVKAILDNFDEYKSLHPALAAVTKESLVEGLSAPLHPAAEAEFKKAGIIK; this is encoded by the coding sequence ATGAAAACTACATCTTTGGCATTAGCCGGCTTGCTTTTCGCGTCTGCGCTGGGCGCAAAGGAGTTCGTATCTATCGGTACGGGAGCGATGACTGGTACGTATTATCCGGTGGGCGGAGCGATATGTCGCCTCGTAAATAAAGACCCGCAGATGAAATGCTCGGTGCAATCAACCGGCGGCTCGGTCTACAACGTAAATAACGTGCTAAAAAAAGAGCTAAATTTCGGTTTCGTCCAAAGCGACGTGGTTTATGATAAATTTAACGGCGTGGGCAAATTTGAAGGCAACGGCGATCAAAATCTGCGCGCCGTCGTATCGATCTACCCTGAGCTTCTCGCGTTCGTCGTATCAAAATCAAGCGGTATCGGCTCTATAAACGACCTAGAAGGCAAAGCGATCAACGTCGGCAATCCCGGTAGCGGTAACGAAATGACCGCGCTTGGCGTGTTTAAGGCGTTTGGTTTCGACGAGAAAAAGCTAAAACATCACGGCGTGCTCACTGCCGGCGAATGCCCGCACGCGCTAAAAGATAAGAAAATCGACGGCTACTTCTACATGGTCGGTCACCCGACGGCCAACATCACCGACGCGGCAAACTCGCTACCTATCGACATCGTAAACATCGAGGGCGAGCAAGTAGATAAGATGCTGGCTGCGATGCCGTATTTTGCTAAAGGCACGATACCAAAAGGCACCTATGAGGGTGTGGATCACGACGTAAACAGCATCGGCGTCAAAGCCGTCCTAGTCACGGATAAAAGCATGAGCGATACTGCCGTGGCTGCGGTCGTGAAGGCTATTTTGGATAACTTTGACGAGTACAAGAGCCTGCACCCCGCACTCGCGGCTGTTACTAAAGAGAGCCTAGTAGAGGGGCTTTCTGCGCCTTTGCACCCTGCTGCCGAGGCTGAGTTTAAAAAAGCCGGCATAATAAAATAA
- a CDS encoding HobA family DNA replication regulator: MSDFIKWTLEAIREEGSLMSWMEERRTEWTPLLASKLKFLLEGRAFILITDSERGWFEEYFLKNINKPTNARPVLPFFSLKALYPSFENIGSKEEVSLLLDMLSLAFPNGYVFFYVGKSAEKSSQIAKGKDDSYMWLFDEQAQNSFYLSSSDGALDIKLLSLFRLFDKSIDAALFAKVTL; the protein is encoded by the coding sequence ATGAGCGATTTTATAAAATGGACGCTAGAAGCCATCCGCGAGGAGGGTTCGCTGATGAGCTGGATGGAGGAGAGGCGCACCGAGTGGACGCCCTTGCTCGCCTCGAAGCTTAAATTTTTACTCGAAGGGCGCGCGTTTATCTTGATAACCGATAGCGAGCGCGGCTGGTTCGAGGAGTATTTTTTAAAAAATATAAACAAACCTACGAACGCTCGCCCGGTGCTGCCTTTTTTCTCGCTAAAGGCGCTTTATCCGTCTTTTGAAAATATCGGCTCAAAAGAGGAAGTCTCGCTGCTTTTAGACATGCTTAGCCTTGCTTTTCCAAACGGTTACGTGTTTTTTTACGTCGGCAAAAGCGCGGAAAAAAGCTCGCAGATCGCCAAAGGCAAGGACGATAGCTACATGTGGCTTTTTGACGAGCAGGCGCAAAATAGCTTTTATCTAAGCTCCTCCGACGGCGCGCTAGATATTAAGCTTTTGTCGCTGTTTAGGCTCTTTGATAAGAGCATAGACGCTGCATTATTTGCGAAAGTAACGCTTTAG
- the ligA gene encoding NAD-dependent DNA ligase LigA, with translation MDKKEYLEAVDTLNAWAKAYYTDDAPIATDEEYDELYRKVLDFERTNPGDISIFSPTKRVGGEVSEGFVKARHGARMWSMEDIFSFDELLAWLKRGDKEGLEFALQPKFDGASLNLLYENGALVRAITRGDGITGEDVTSNAKVIKNIPLQIAYNGRIEIRGEVVIAKNDFDEINFARAQKGEPQLSNPRNAAAGSLRQLDSAVTASRRLRFKPWGYGEQNLGLETYSQMMDFIYSQGFEREEFFKICRTAEQIEEAYKQLVAQRDSKPFMMDGLVVRVQSIAASEELGYTEKFPKFMVAYKFPAIEKTTLLLDVAFQVGRSGVVTPVGVLEPVNIDGAIVKSATLHNFDEIERLGVQKGDFISIIRSGDVIPKITGVFKQRRDGSQTPIERPRECPVCGSMLLDEGVFVKCQNIECKARVINSLIHFASKKCLNIDGLGEAIVNQLFEAGLVAKIADIYELTAQDLVKLEGFKDKKIANLLGAIEASRTPALHSFIASLGIEHIGEVAAKKIAQIYPQNWRELSFGEVAAIEGFGEAMAESYAEFMQVNRQNLDEILRFVSPQAQSFETKQSAISGKTFVITGTLSKGRDEFKAILEANGAKVSGSVSNKTDFVLYGDEAGGKLEKARELGVATITEDELRRMIEI, from the coding sequence ATGGATAAAAAAGAGTATTTAGAGGCTGTAGATACGCTAAACGCGTGGGCGAAGGCCTACTACACCGACGACGCGCCCATAGCCACCGACGAGGAGTACGACGAGCTTTATCGTAAAGTACTTGATTTTGAGAGGACAAATCCAGGCGATATCTCGATATTTAGCCCGACAAAGCGCGTGGGCGGCGAGGTTAGCGAGGGCTTTGTCAAGGCTCGCCACGGCGCGCGCATGTGGTCGATGGAGGATATTTTTAGTTTTGATGAGCTGCTAGCGTGGCTAAAGCGCGGCGACAAAGAGGGGCTGGAGTTTGCGCTTCAGCCTAAATTTGACGGCGCGAGCTTAAATTTACTCTACGAAAACGGCGCTCTCGTGCGAGCCATCACGCGCGGCGACGGCATAACGGGCGAGGACGTAACAAGCAACGCAAAAGTTATCAAAAATATCCCGCTACAAATCGCCTATAACGGCAGGATCGAGATCCGCGGCGAGGTCGTGATCGCTAAAAACGACTTTGACGAGATAAATTTCGCCCGCGCGCAAAAGGGCGAGCCGCAGCTATCAAATCCTAGAAATGCGGCCGCCGGCAGTCTGCGCCAGCTAGATAGCGCCGTGACGGCGTCGCGCAGGCTGAGGTTTAAGCCTTGGGGCTACGGCGAGCAAAATTTGGGCCTTGAAACCTACTCGCAGATGATGGATTTTATTTATTCGCAGGGCTTTGAGCGCGAGGAGTTTTTTAAAATTTGCCGCACTGCCGAGCAGATCGAGGAAGCATATAAGCAACTCGTAGCGCAGCGAGATAGCAAGCCCTTTATGATGGACGGCCTCGTGGTGCGCGTGCAGAGTATCGCGGCTAGCGAGGAGCTGGGCTACACGGAGAAATTTCCTAAATTTATGGTCGCGTATAAATTTCCCGCGATCGAAAAGACCACGCTGCTGCTTGACGTGGCGTTTCAGGTCGGGCGCAGCGGCGTCGTGACTCCGGTGGGCGTGCTAGAGCCCGTAAATATCGACGGCGCGATCGTAAAGTCCGCCACGCTGCACAACTTCGACGAAATCGAGCGTCTAGGCGTACAAAAGGGCGATTTTATCAGCATTATCCGCTCAGGCGACGTGATACCAAAGATCACGGGCGTGTTTAAACAGCGCAGAGACGGCTCGCAAACCCCGATAGAGAGGCCGCGCGAGTGTCCCGTATGCGGGTCGATGCTACTAGACGAGGGAGTTTTTGTAAAGTGTCAAAACATCGAGTGCAAGGCTCGCGTGATAAATTCGCTCATACATTTTGCGAGCAAAAAGTGCCTAAATATCGACGGTCTTGGCGAAGCAATCGTAAATCAGCTTTTTGAAGCGGGCTTGGTCGCTAAAATCGCCGACATTTACGAGCTTACGGCGCAGGATTTGGTGAAGCTCGAGGGCTTTAAAGATAAAAAGATCGCAAATCTGCTCGGCGCCATCGAGGCTAGCCGCACACCCGCTTTGCACAGCTTTATAGCGAGCCTTGGCATCGAGCATATCGGCGAGGTAGCCGCCAAAAAGATAGCGCAAATTTACCCGCAAAACTGGCGCGAGCTAAGCTTTGGCGAGGTCGCCGCGATAGAGGGATTCGGCGAGGCGATGGCGGAGAGCTATGCCGAGTTTATGCAGGTAAATAGGCAAAATTTAGATGAAATTTTGCGTTTTGTTAGCCCGCAAGCGCAGAGTTTTGAGACAAAGCAAAGCGCGATAAGCGGCAAGACGTTTGTGATAACGGGCACGCTTAGCAAGGGCAGGGATGAATTTAAGGCTATTTTGGAAGCAAACGGCGCGAAAGTAAGCGGCTCGGTGAGTAATAAAACGGACTTCGTCCTCTACGGCGATGAGGCGGGCGGCAAGCTGGAGAAAGCGCGTGAGCTTGGTGTCGCGACGATAACAGAAGATGAGCTAAGGCGGATGATTGAGATTTGA
- a CDS encoding SAM-dependent methyltransferase — MGEFDKFDGSDGLNLDVTVSVNLSDGKNGGAKKGAVAETKNLRGVNLADAPETACEKARNGELNLNSNGAKIELVGEIYVGRGALKLKSFLAAYPLEVKGKNALDVGSSTGGFVQILLQNGVKSVMALDVGSSQLDKSLRADARVKVAENTDVREFAAGCQSLAKDGKFNGTEQNLKNQIEPNFNLGKLNFAERDGFLSEPCEPAFSPSNLTQAGARTDESNLTDVDFAAKNQNAKFDSRAAKNLARKFDLITCDVSFISLKEILPSIDALAGENCDIILLFKPQFEVGRTAKRNKKGVVTDAKAVREARAKFELAAANLGWIMRQMLECEVKGKEGNAEFFYAFNKR, encoded by the coding sequence GTGGGCGAATTTGATAAATTTGACGGCTCAGACGGACTAAATTTAGACGTTACGGTAAGCGTAAATTTGAGTGATGGCAAAAATGGCGGCGCCAAAAAGGGCGCGGTAGCGGAAACTAAAAATTTACGTGGCGTAAATTTAGCGGACGCCCCCGAGACTGCGTGCGAAAAAGCTCGTAACGGCGAGCTAAATTTAAACTCAAACGGCGCAAAGATCGAGCTCGTCGGCGAAATCTACGTCGGACGCGGCGCGCTAAAGTTAAAAAGCTTTTTAGCGGCTTATCCGCTAGAAGTCAAAGGCAAAAACGCCCTAGACGTCGGATCGAGCACGGGCGGATTCGTGCAAATTTTGCTGCAAAACGGCGTAAAAAGCGTTATGGCGCTAGATGTGGGCAGCTCGCAGCTGGATAAAAGCCTGAGAGCCGATGCGCGCGTGAAAGTGGCTGAGAATACCGATGTGCGCGAGTTTGCGGCGGGGTGTCAAAGCTTGGCCAAAGACGGTAAATTTAACGGCACAGAGCAAAATTTAAAAAACCAAATCGAGCCGAATTTTAATCTAGGCAAATTAAATTTTGCCGAGCGGGACGGATTTTTAAGCGAGCCATGCGAACCGGCTTTTTCGCCGTCAAATTTAACGCAGGCTGGAGCTAGGACGGACGAGTCAAATTTGACTGACGTAGATTTCGCAGCAAAAAACCAAAATGCAAAATTTGACTCCCGCGCCGCCAAAAACCTCGCACGCAAATTTGATCTCATCACCTGCGACGTGAGTTTTATCTCGCTTAAAGAAATTTTGCCCTCCATCGACGCTCTAGCAGGCGAAAACTGCGATATTATCCTGCTTTTTAAGCCGCAGTTTGAGGTCGGCAGGACGGCCAAGCGAAATAAAAAAGGCGTCGTAACGGACGCAAAAGCCGTGCGCGAGGCGAGGGCGAAATTTGAGCTTGCGGCGGCAAATTTGGGCTGGATAATGCGCCAAATGCTCGAATGCGAGGTAAAAGGAAAGGAAGGAAATGCCGAATTTTTCTACGCTTTTAACAAAAGATAA
- a CDS encoding RNA pyrophosphohydrolase yields the protein MEKKYRPNVAAVILAPSYPFDCRIFIAQRCDMTGIWQFPQGGIDEGETPREALKRELKEEIGTDDVDVLSEYPQWLSYDFPEGTTSRKFYNFDGQTQKYFLVRLRPSAKININTKKPEFDEYRFINSSEVLSDVNHFKKPIYGKVIGYFKEKGFI from the coding sequence ATGGAAAAGAAATATAGACCAAACGTCGCGGCGGTCATACTTGCGCCCTCTTATCCGTTTGATTGCAGGATATTTATCGCGCAAAGGTGCGATATGACGGGTATCTGGCAGTTCCCGCAGGGCGGCATAGACGAGGGAGAGACGCCGCGCGAGGCTCTAAAAAGGGAGCTTAAAGAGGAGATAGGCACGGACGACGTGGACGTGCTTAGCGAGTATCCGCAGTGGCTTAGCTACGACTTCCCTGAGGGTACGACGAGTAGGAAATTTTATAACTTTGACGGGCAGACGCAAAAGTATTTTTTGGTGCGGCTAAGGCCTAGCGCGAAAATAAATATAAACACTAAAAAGCCCGAATTTGACGAATATAGATTTATAAACTCAAGCGAGGTTTTGAGCGACGTAAACCACTTCAAAAAGCCGATCTACGGTAAGGTTATCGGCTACTTTAAAGAGAAAGGATTTATTTAA